A single window of Colletes latitarsis isolate SP2378_abdomen chromosome 11, iyColLati1, whole genome shotgun sequence DNA harbors:
- the Pig-c gene encoding phosphatidylinositol glycan anchor biosynthesis class C produces MALGSQWQKKLYENYGLPDNYTDSSFLEQLRKNIKPNNVTLTEAVIFGASICIQLNIVILFVIIFIWLNKEWTSPNIILVSSIILTMFGYFVYCLKEQNTFTKLTKDFRTALIFLTFGYILSPVLKTLTETISTDTIYAMTILMFLTHLIFSKYGSLQISLSDSLSITSSIFGSLMLASRLASPLHAFSLLTVAVQCFVLLPFVMYKLSNKILISTVLTFSTLYFLLFISLTISYVFIVSIAFLHFICPCWYVRCQTYKDNIYGPWDEAIITA; encoded by the coding sequence ATGGCATTGGGGTCGCAATGGCAGAAAAAGTTATATGAAAATTATGGCTTGCCGGACAATTATACGGATAGCTCGTTCTTGGAACAGTTACGCAAGAATATAAAACCAAATAACGTAACATTAACGGAAGCAGTAATATTTGGAGCCAGCATATgtattcaattaaacattgtaatTCTTTTTGTTATTATATTTATCTGGTTAAACAAAGAATGGACCAGTCCTAATATCATCCTTGTATCGAGCATAATTTTAACGATGTTTGGTTATTTCGTTTATTGTTTAAAAGAACAAAATACTTTCACAAAATTAACAAAAGATTTTAGAACCGCGTTAATATTTCTCACATTTGGTTATATTTTATCGCCTGTCTTAAAGACTTTGACCGAAACCATTAGTACAGACACAATTTATGCTATGACGATCTTAATGTTTTTAACTCATTTAATATTTAGTAAGTACGGGTCTCTACAGATTTCTTTATCAGATTCTTTGTCCATAACCTCTTCAATTTTTGGTTCGTTAATGTTAGCATCCAGATTGGCATCCCCGTTGCATGCTTTTTCTCTTCTTACAGTCGCTGTACAATGTTTCGTTTTATTACCATTTGTAATGTATAAGTTAAGTAACAAAATACTTATTTCAACTGTTTTAACATTCAGTACTTTATACTTTCTTTTGTTTATTTCGTTAACGATTTCTTACGTCTTTATTGTGTCCATAgcatttttacattttatttgtCCGTGTTGGTATGTACGATGTCAGACATATAAGGATAATATTTATGGTCCATGGGACGAGGCTATCATAACTGCTTAA
- the Tgt gene encoding tRNA-guanine transglycosylase isoform X1 yields the protein MLASSKEHLDNLKKLKTDTVKSPLIFEIFYECQTTKARTGRMTLVHYHVDTPVFMPVGTQGTLKGLLPQQLEQLNCQIILANTYHLGTRPGLNVIQKAGGLHNFMNWKRALLTDSGGFQMVSLLELAKITEEGVKFKSPYNESDCMLSPEHSIQIQNAIGADIIMQLDDVVSSLLTGPRVEEAMHRTTRWLDRCLLAHERSSEQSVFPIVQGGLDPKLRSECANELVKRKVNGYAVGGLSGGESKHDFWKMVHISTDVLPKNKPRYLMGVGFATDIIICSALGIDMFDCVFPTRTARFGCALVRTGQLNLKQIQYHNDMRPIDESCECNTCKIYTRAYLHHIVTIETVACHLLTVHNIAFQMKLMQDIRQSIMKQNFPKFIQQYMLNVYPDKKYPSWIISVLETVNVKLL from the exons ATGTTAGCATCCTCAAAAGAGCACTTAGATAATTTGAAAAAACTGAAGACAGATACTGTAAAATCACCAttaattttcgaaatattttatgAATGTCAAACGACAAAAGCTAGAACAGGAAGAATGACTCTCGTTCATTATCACGTGGATACGCCGGTATTTATGCCAGTAGGAACACAA ggtactTTAAAAGGCCTACTTCCTCAACAGTTAGAACAATTGAACTGCCAAATTATTCTTGCAAATACTTATCACCTTGGAACAAGACCA GGCCTTAATGTTATACAAAAGGCTGGTGGATTGCATAATTTCATGAATTGGAAAAGGGCTTTATTAACTGATTCTGGTGGTTTCCAAATGGTATCTTTATTAGAACTTGCTAAAATTACAGAAGAAGGTGTCAAATTTAAATCACCATACAATG aatCTGATTGCATGCTGTCGCCTGAGCACTCTATACAAATACAAAATGCAATAGGTGCAGATATAATTATGCAACTTGATGATGTAGTTTCTAGCTTACTAACAGGACCAAGAGTAGAAGAAGCAATGCATAG GACAACGAGATGGTTAGATAGATGTTTATTAGCACATGAAAGATCAAGTGAGCAGAGTGTATTTCCAATTGTACAAGGAGGTCTTGATCCTAAGCTTAGATCAGAATGTGCTAATGAATTGGTTAAACGCAAAGTCAATGGTTATGCTGTAGGTGGATTAAG TGGTGGAGAAAGTAAACATGATTTTTGGAAAATGGTACATATTTCCACAGATGTACTTCCAAAAAATAAGCCACGTTATTTAATGGGTGTTGGATTTGCCACTGATATAATTATTTGTTCTGCATTGGGAATAGATATGTTTGATTGCGTATTTCCCACAAGAACAGCG AGATTTGGCTGTGCATTAGTACGTACAGGTCAACTTAACTTAAAGCAGATTCAATATCATAATGACATGAGACCAATAGATGAATCATGTGAATGTAATACATGTAAAATATATACACGTGCTTATCTTCATCATATTGTAACGATAGAGACAGTTGCATGTCATTTACTAACCGTTCATAATATTGCATTTCAAATGAAATTAATGCAAGATATTAGACAAAGTATTATGAAACAAAATTTTCCGAAATTTATACAACAATATATGTTAAATGTATATCCAGATAAAAAATATCCTTCATGGATAATTAGTGTCTTAGAGACTGTTAatgttaaattattataa
- the LOC143348251 gene encoding NF-X1-type zinc finger protein NFXL1, whose translation MQKFRRAQVQNKIAIKKHLEANVYLESSSEDENDTNEENIENVIGKVLSAYQGRGEDAEKILSYLINIFQSGSAVCLICISTIKRADAIWNCNKCFAFLHLSCILHWIQDSLNVKRKKGITPVWACPKCRMEYEHDEIPRVYKCFCKKVIDPTFQPWNIPHSCGDMCGKLLKPECGHKCVLLCHPGPCPPCAKTVSFKCFCGKQSPQLRRCNAKEWSCSTLCNKKYESCSHNCKEVCHAGKCPPCPETLLFECHCKSNTDIRQCSEGAWICDKPCHRPLSCNVHVCQSTCHLPGDCEACPLEKNRTCPCGKKRYIVSCRQEKLPTCGDTCGKLLDCNSHFCNMRCHTDRCGQCLEVVTKSCRCGSYQKEIACGKEFHCNKKCTQVRLCGRHLCNRKCCDCLAKNSSNVCEKVCENTLNCRKHKCSAPCHSGPCYPCERTDVIQCKCGYNKITVPCGVTKKIKPPPCNKPCKIPPICHHLKRETHKCHQGPCPPCKKVCDLVYKRCGHSCVAVCHTKVWVQVNKNDMKARPTGPWEIQKEIMQLKTLPCPPCEVSVPVTCLGGHETRPWPCHMAKPTSCGRLCGRILPCTNHTCELICHKVPSAVDDKDNTACMECEQPCVFSRPQGCTHLCPKPCHPAPCNPCKQLVKILCHCGISTLYRRCVQLTSATIEQRNELLKCGNQCPKNYPCGHRCIADCHPGLCKNGNECNKKVKLFCSCKRIKRDIICSMVQKQQIHIQCDDICKKLKNERSQAEAVLLEQKRQAEEIRNQEEIEKFERKFKPRRKGKDKFDKKQLQRETSNNYWKYWILTILMCIIAIAIFYASIQES comes from the exons ATGCAGAAATTTAGACGAGCTCAAGTACAAAATAAAATAGCTATTAAGAAACATTTGGAAGCTAATGTTTATTTAGAATCATCAAGCGAAGATGAAAACGACACAAACGAAGAGAATATAGAAAATGTAATTGGCAAAGTATTATCTGCCTACCAAGGAAGAGGAGAGGATGCAGAAAAGATTTTatcatatttaataaatatttttcaatctggtagtgCTGTCTGTTTAATATGTATTTCGACTATAAAGAGAGCAGACGCG atctGGAATTGTAACAAGTGTTTTGCTTTTTTACATTTATCTTGCATTCTACATTGGATACAAGATAGTTTGAACGTTAAACGTAAAAAAGGTATTACACCAGTCTGGGCATG CCCAAAATGTCGCATGGAATACGAGCATGATGAAATTCCTCGTGTCTACAAATGTTTCTGTAAAAAGGTCATAGACCCTACATTTCAACCATGGAATATTCCACATTCTTGTGGAGATATGTGTGGCAAGCTCTTAAAACCAGAATGTGGTCACAAATGTGTTTTGCTTTGTCATCCTGGCCCGTGTCCACCGTGCGCGAAAAcggtgtcgtttaaatgtttttGTGGTAAACAATCGCCTCAGCTGCGACGATGTAATGCCAAGGAATGGAGTTGTAGCACCTTGTGTAATAAAAAATACGAGTCTTGTTCGCATAATTGTAAGGAAGTGTGTCATGCAGGGAAATGTCCCCCTTGTCCGGAAACACTATTGTTCGAGTGTCATTGTAAGAGCAACACAGATATAAGACAATGTTCCGAGGGTGCGTGGATTTGCGATAAACCATGTCACAGACCTTTATCTTGTAACGTTCACGTTTGCCAAAGCACATGTCATTTACCCGGTGACTGCGAGGCTTGTCCTTTGGAAAAAAACAGAACGTGTCCTTGCGGGAAAAAGCGTTACATTGTTTCCTGCAGGCAGGAAAAGTTACCCACGTGCGGAGACACGTGTGGGAAATTGTTGGATTGTAATTCGCACTTTTGTAACATGAGATGTCACACAGATCGGTGTGGACAATGCTTGGAGGTGGTCACAAAATCGTGTCGATGTGGCAGTTATCAAAAGGAGATTGCTTGCGGTAAAGAATTTCATTGCAATAAGAAATGTACCCAAGTACGTCTTTGCGGGAGACACTTGTGTAACAGAAAATGTTGCGATTGTTTGGCTAAAAACTCATCCAACGTATGTGAAAAGGTATGCGAGAACACTTTAAATTGTCGTAAACATAAGTGTTCTGCTCCCTGCCACAGTGGTCCATGTTATCCGTGCGAACGTACCGACGTTATTCAGTGCAAATGCGGATACAACAAAATTACGGTACCGTGTGGcgttacgaaaaaaataaaacccCCACCATGCAATAAGCCGTGTAAAATACCgccgatttgtcatcatctgaaaAGAGAAACGCATAAATGTCATCAAGGTCCATGTCCACCTTGTAAAAAAGTTTGCGATTTGGTGTACAAACGGTGCGGCCATTCTTGCGTTGCTGTTTGCCATACGAAAGTCTGGGTACAGGTAAACAAGAATGATATGAAAGCTCGACCCACGGGACCATGGGAAATACAGAAGGAGATCATGCAGCTAAAGACACTGCCTTGTCCACCATGCGAAGTATCAGTACCGGTTACATGTTTGGGAGGCCATGAGACGCGCCCGTGGCCTTGTCACATGGCCAAACCCACCTCTTGTGGAAGACTCTGCGGAAGAATATTACCCTGTACAAATCATACTTGTGAATTAATTTGCCACAAAGTACCGTCCGCCGTGGATGATAAGGATAATACTGCGTGCATGGAATGCGAACAGCCATGTGTATTTTCTCGGCCGCAAGGCTGTACACATTTGTGTCCAAAACCATGTCATCCCGCACCATGTAATCCTTGCAAACAATTAGTTAAAATTTTATGTCATTGTGGTATAAGCACGCTCTATCGAAGATGCGTCCAACTAACATCAGCAACGATAGAACAACGTAACGAATTGCTCAAATGTGGAAATCAGTGCCCTAAAAAT TACCCTTGTGGACATCGATGCATCGCCGACTGTCACCCTGGTCTGTGCAAGAACGGAAACGAGtgcaacaagaaagtgaaattatTCTGTTCATGCAAACGTATAAAGAGAGACATAATCTGCTCGATGGTACAGAAACAGCAAATTCATATACAATGCGACGACATTTGTAAAAAGTTAAAGAACGAGAGAAGCCAAGCAGAAGCTGTTTTACTGGAGCAAAAACGTCAGGCCGAAGAAATACGTAATCAGGAAGAAATCGAGAAGTTCGAGCGGAAATTCAAACCACGTCGCAAAGGAAAGGACAAGTTTGATAAGAAACAGTTACAGAGAGAAACAAGTAACAACTATTGGAAATATTggattttaacaattttaatgtGTATAATAGCTATAGCAATATTTTATGCGAGTATTCAAGAATCgtga
- the Tgt gene encoding tRNA-guanine transglycosylase isoform X2, with protein MLASSKEHLDNLKKLKTDTVKSPLIFEIFYECQTTKARTGRMTLVHYHVDTPVFMPVGTQGLNVIQKAGGLHNFMNWKRALLTDSGGFQMVSLLELAKITEEGVKFKSPYNESDCMLSPEHSIQIQNAIGADIIMQLDDVVSSLLTGPRVEEAMHRTTRWLDRCLLAHERSSEQSVFPIVQGGLDPKLRSECANELVKRKVNGYAVGGLSGGESKHDFWKMVHISTDVLPKNKPRYLMGVGFATDIIICSALGIDMFDCVFPTRTARFGCALVRTGQLNLKQIQYHNDMRPIDESCECNTCKIYTRAYLHHIVTIETVACHLLTVHNIAFQMKLMQDIRQSIMKQNFPKFIQQYMLNVYPDKKYPSWIISVLETVNVKLL; from the exons ATGTTAGCATCCTCAAAAGAGCACTTAGATAATTTGAAAAAACTGAAGACAGATACTGTAAAATCACCAttaattttcgaaatattttatgAATGTCAAACGACAAAAGCTAGAACAGGAAGAATGACTCTCGTTCATTATCACGTGGATACGCCGGTATTTATGCCAGTAGGAACACAA GGCCTTAATGTTATACAAAAGGCTGGTGGATTGCATAATTTCATGAATTGGAAAAGGGCTTTATTAACTGATTCTGGTGGTTTCCAAATGGTATCTTTATTAGAACTTGCTAAAATTACAGAAGAAGGTGTCAAATTTAAATCACCATACAATG aatCTGATTGCATGCTGTCGCCTGAGCACTCTATACAAATACAAAATGCAATAGGTGCAGATATAATTATGCAACTTGATGATGTAGTTTCTAGCTTACTAACAGGACCAAGAGTAGAAGAAGCAATGCATAG GACAACGAGATGGTTAGATAGATGTTTATTAGCACATGAAAGATCAAGTGAGCAGAGTGTATTTCCAATTGTACAAGGAGGTCTTGATCCTAAGCTTAGATCAGAATGTGCTAATGAATTGGTTAAACGCAAAGTCAATGGTTATGCTGTAGGTGGATTAAG TGGTGGAGAAAGTAAACATGATTTTTGGAAAATGGTACATATTTCCACAGATGTACTTCCAAAAAATAAGCCACGTTATTTAATGGGTGTTGGATTTGCCACTGATATAATTATTTGTTCTGCATTGGGAATAGATATGTTTGATTGCGTATTTCCCACAAGAACAGCG AGATTTGGCTGTGCATTAGTACGTACAGGTCAACTTAACTTAAAGCAGATTCAATATCATAATGACATGAGACCAATAGATGAATCATGTGAATGTAATACATGTAAAATATATACACGTGCTTATCTTCATCATATTGTAACGATAGAGACAGTTGCATGTCATTTACTAACCGTTCATAATATTGCATTTCAAATGAAATTAATGCAAGATATTAGACAAAGTATTATGAAACAAAATTTTCCGAAATTTATACAACAATATATGTTAAATGTATATCCAGATAAAAAATATCCTTCATGGATAATTAGTGTCTTAGAGACTGTTAatgttaaattattataa
- the Prp6 gene encoding pre-mRNA processing factor 6, translating into MSVPSVSLATRNKKHFLGVPAPLGYVAGVGRGATGFTTRSDIGPARDANDVSDDRHAPPTKRTKKKEEEEEDEEDLNDSNYDEFSGYGGSLFSKDPYDKDDEEADAIYEAIDKRMDEKRKEYREKRLREELERYRQERPKIQQQFSDLKRELVNVTEEEWKNVPEVGDARNRKQRNPRAEKFTPLPDSVLARNLGGETSTSIDPSSGLASMMPGVATPGMLTPTGDLDLRKIGQARNTLMNVKLNQVSDSVEGQTVVDPKGYLTDLQSMIPTYGGDINDIKKARLLLKSVRETNPNHPPAWIASARLEEVTGKVQAARNLIMKGCEVNPTSEDLWLEAARLQPPDTAKAVIAQSVRHIPTSVRIWIKAADLEMETKAKRRVYRKALEHIPNSVRLWKAAVELEEPEDARILLSRAVECCPTSVDLWLALARLETYDNARKVLNKARENIPTDRQIWTTAAKLEEANGNKHMVEKIIDRAISSLSANGVEINREHWFKEAMEAEKAGAVHTCQVIVKAIIGFGVEEEDRKHTWMEDAEACAQQGALECARAVYAYALSTFPSKKSIWLRAAYFEKTYGTRESLESLLQRAVAHCPKSEVLWLMGAKSKWLAGDVPAARGILSLAFQANPNSEEIWLAAVKLESENSEYERARRLLAKARASAPTPRVMMKSAKLEWALNNLDAALLLLKEALEAFDDFPKLWLMKGQIEEQQGNLDKALDTYNQAIKKCPNSIPLWRLLAQLEHRKGQVTKARSVLEKARLKNPKNAELWLEAIRNELKSGGVRDMANTLMAKALQECPTSGLLWAEAIFMEPRPQRKTKSVDALKKCEHDPHVLLAVSKLFWCEHKITKCRDWFNRTVKIDPDLGDAWAYFYKFELLNGMEEQQEDVKKRCIAAEPHHGENWCKVSKNIVNWCLNTDQILILVAKDLPIPI; encoded by the exons ATGTCTGTCCCATCAGTTTCGTTAGCAACCAGAAACAAAAAGCATTTCTTGGGTGTACCGGCACCTTTAGGATACGTTGCTGGTGTTGGAAGAGG AGCTACTGGATTCACAACCAGATCTGATATTGGACCAGCTCGAGATGCTAATGATGTATC AGATGACAGACATGCTCCACCTACAAAACGaacaaaaaagaaagaagaggaagaagaagaCGAAGAGGATTTAAATGACTCCAATTACGATGAATTTTCTGGATATGGAGGGTCACTTTTTAGTAAA GATCCATATGATAAAGACGACGAAGAAGCTGATGCCATTTATGAAGCCATCGACAAGCGAATGGATGAAAAACGCAAAGAGTATAGGGAAAAGAGGCTCCGAGAGGAACTAGAAAGGTATCGTCAAGAACGTCCTAAAATTCAACAGCAGTTTTCAGACTTGAAACGAGAATTGGTAAATGTAACCGAGGAAGAATGGAAAAATGTTCCAGAGGTAGGCGACGCTAGAAACCGGAAGCAACGGAATCCGCGGGCTGAAAAGTTCACGCCATTGCCGGATTCTGTGCTCGCAAGAAACTTAGGGGGTGAAACATCCACCAGTATTGACCCATCGAGCGGTCTGGCATCTATGATGCCTGGTGTAGCGACTCCCGGAATGTTGACTCCTACAGGAGATCTAGATCTAAGGAAAATTGGACAGGCTAGAAACACTCTAATGAATGTTAAGCTGAACCAAGTTTCTGATTCCGTGGAAGGACAAACTGTTGTCGATCCAAAGGGCTATCTTACCGATCTGCAAAGTATGATTCCGACGTACGGTGGCGATATCAA CGACATCAAAAAAGCTAGATTGTTATTGAAGTCTGTAAGAGAAACAAATCCCAATCATCCACCAGCATGGATTGCATCGGCTCGTTTAGAAGAAGTTACAGGGAAAGTACAAGCTGCAcgaaatttaataatgaaagggTGCGAAGTAAATCCTACGTCGGAAGACTTATGGCTGGAAGCAGCTAGACTTCAACCACCGGATACGGCTAAAGCGGTAATTGCACAATCAGTGCGACATATACCAACGTCTGTTCGAATCTGGATAAAGGCAGCCGATTTAGAGATGGAAACAAAAGCGAAAAGAAGGGTTTATCGCAAAGCGTTGGAGCATATTCCAAACTCAGTGAGATTATGGAAAGCGGCAGTTGAGTTGGAGGAACCagaagatgcgcgcattttacTTAGTCGAGCGGTTGAGTGTTGCCCAACCAGCGTAGATCTATGGCTTGCTCTCGCTAGATTAGAAACCTACGACAATGCAAGAAAAGTGCTTAACAAAGCAAGAGAGAACATTCCAACCGATAGGCAAATCTGGACTACTGCAGCAAAATTAGAAGAGGCAAATGGAAATAAACACATGGTGGAAAAAATCATTGATCGTGCGATATCCTCGTTGAGCGCAAACGGAGTCGAAATCAACAGAGAACACTGGTTTAAAGAAGCTATGGAGGCGGAGAAGGCTGGCGCAGTCCATACGTGTCAAGTTATCGTTAAAGCAATCATTGGTTTTGGCGTAGAAGAAGAAGATAGGAAACATACGTGGATGGAGGATGCGGAAGCT TGTGCCCAACAAGGAGCTTTGGAGTGTGCCAGGGCTGTCTATGCTTATGCATTATCAACGTTTCCTAGTAAAAAATCGATTTGGCTGCGCGCTGCGTATTTCGAGAAAACTTACGGAACACGAGAATCTTTGGAATCTTTGCTCCAAAGAGCAGTTGCCCACTGTCCCAAAAGCGAAGTACTTTGGCTCATGGGTGCAAAATCTAAATGGTTGGCT gGTGACGTTCCAGCAGCCAGAGGTATTCTGTCACTCGCATTTCAAGCAAATCCTAATTCGGAGGAGATTTGGTTAGCGGCCGTAAAACTAGAATCCGAAAATTCCGAATATGAGAGAGCTCGACGGTTACTTGCGAAAGCGAGAGCGTCTGCGCCAACTCCTAGAGTGATgatgaaaagtgcgaaattagAATGGGCTTTGAACAATCTTGACGCAGCATTACTCCTTCTGAAAGAGGCTCTGGAGGCGTTCGACGATTTTCCTAAGTTATGGTTAATGAAGGGACAAATTGAAGAACAACAAGGAAATTTGGATAAAGCTCTAGACACATACAATCAAGCT ATCAAGAAATGTCCGAATTCGATTCCACTGTGGCGTTTATTGGCACAACTAGAACACAGGAAAGGCCAAGTTACCAAAGCTCGATCGGTTTTGGAAAAAGCGCGTTTAAAAAATCCGAAGAATGCTGAACTCTGGTTAGAGGCTATCAGAAACGAACTAAAAAGTGGTGGTGTTAGGGACATGGCTAATACACTCATGGCGAAAGCGTTGCAAGAATGTCCTACGTCGGGTTTACTTTGGGCGGAAGCAATCTTTATGGAACCACGGCCACAAAGGAAGACTAAAAGCGTTGATGCTTTGAAGAAATGCGAACACGATCCTCACGTGCTTCTCGCGGTATCCAA ATTGTTTTGGTGTGAACATAAAATTACGAAGTGTAGAGACTGGTTCAACAGAACGGTGAAGATAGATCCAGATTTAGGAGATGCATGGGCATATTTCTACAAATTTGAACTTTTAAATGGAATGGAAGAACAACAAGAAGACGTGAAGAAACGATGCATTGCCGCCGAACCTCATCATGGTGAAAACTGGTGTAAAGTATCCAAGAATATAGTGAATTGGTGTTTAAATACAGATCAGATCCTAATATTGGTAGCAAAAGATCTACCAATTCCAATATAA